The window TGGTAATGAAAAGGGTTGGAATACAGAATTGGATGGGGAATTCCATAAATGGGATCCTCAACTTCGCCCCGTGATCCACCCACAAGGAAACTTTAGCGGATTTGAAACTATGCACTATCGTTCTTACGGAGAAAGTCAGGAATATATGCGCTTGCCTCAAATCTTTATGCCTACAGAGTTTCTGCATGGTTTGTATGATGGTGGACATGGTGCCGGATTGTATGATTACTGGGAAATGATGCGTAAACATCCTCGTTGTGCGGGTGGCTTTTTATGGGTATTGGCCGATGAAGGAGTGAAACGTGTGGATGAAGACGGACGTATTGATAATCAGGGTAATTTTGCTTGCGATGGAATTGTTGGCCCTCACCATGAAAAGGAAGGAAGCTTCTTTACTATTAAACAAATATGGTGCCCGGTTCAGGTTATGAACACTAAGCTTGATAAGGGTTTTGACGGAACTTTCCAGATTGAAAACAGATATGACTTCACTAATATAAATGAATGCAAATTTGTTTGGAAACAGGTTGCTTTCCCTTCTGTATCTGATGCAAATGGGGCAACAGTATTGAAACAAGGCGAAGTGAAAGGAACCGATATTGTTCCTCATGCAGCCGGCGTACTTAAAACAAATATGCCTGCTATCTCTGATAAAACTGATGCTGTGTTCTTAACTGTTATTGATAAAAATGGTAAGGAATTGTGGCGCTGGAGCTGGAAGATTGAAGGCAAGGCACAGAAAGAAGATTCAAAATCCGGTAAAATAGCTTCTTATAAAGAAAGTGACAGTGCTGTAACTGCTACAGTAGCTGATAAAAGCTATACTTTCAGCAAGAAAGATGGTCAATTGAAAGAGGTTATAAGCAACGGAAAGAAGATTTCATTTGCTAACGGACCGAGATTCATTGGTGCTCGTCGTGCCGACCGTTCATTAGATCAGTTCTATAACCACGATGATCCTAATGCGAAGAGTCTGGACAGAACTTACAAGGAATTTACTGATGCAGCTGTATTTGATAAGTTAGCAGTAAAAGAGCAAGGTAATGATTTAGTGATTACTGCTTCTTATAAACTTGGAAATATGGAAACTGCTCAGTGGACAGTAAGACCCGACGGTTCATTGGTGTTAAACTATACTTATAATTTCAATGGTGTGGTTGATTTGATGGGAGTGAGATTTGATTATCCTGAAGATCAGATGCAAAGCAAACGCTGGTTGGGTAATGGTCCTTACCGTGTATGGCAGAACCGTTTGCACGGAACAACTTATGATGTATGGGAAAATAAGTACAACGATCCTATCCCTGGTGAATCATTTACTTATCCTGAGTTTAAAGGATACTTTGCAAATTGTTCATGGATGAATCTTACAACAACTGAAGGAGTAATTTCAATCACAAATGAAACTCCTAATGTTTATATCGGTGTTTATCAGCCAAGAGACGGACGCGATGCTTTACTTTATACGTTGCCTCAAAGCGGTATCTCTGTCTTGGATGTGATTCCTGCAGTAAGAAACAAAGTGAATGCAACAGATTTGATAGGTCCTTCTTCACAACCTAAATGGGTGAGCGGACAAAAAACCGGTAAATTGATATTCAACTTCAAATAATCAGTTACGTCTGAAAAATTCTTGTGATATGAATAAATATAGAAAAATCCTTCTGTCTCTCTTGATTCTTGGTTGTACCATCTCTAGTGCACAGATACCAACTTTGGCAGAAAGGTTTAATAATCCTCCGGTGGAATCTGCTCCGTGGTCATTCTGGTACTGGATGTACGGAGCCGTATCAAAGGCTGGTATTACTGCTGATATGGAAGCCATGAAGCAAGCCGGACTTGGCGGTGTTTATCTGATGCCTATCAAAGGTACTGCCGAAAATAAATCTTTCTCTCCGGCATATCAGCAGCTCACTCCCGAATGGTGGGAGATGGTCCGCTTTTCTATGCAGGAAGCAGACAGGGTAGGACTAAAACTTGGTATGCATATTTGTGATGGATTCGCCTTGGCTGGTGGACCATGGATTACTCCGGAGAAATCTATTCAGAAAGTTGTTTGGAGTGATACCATTGTTTCAGGTGGAAAGATTAAGAATTTGCACTTGGCCCGACCGGAATCATATAATGGTTTTTACAAGGAAATAGGACTTTATGCTATTCCTGTTCAACAAGAGTTTTCCACTGATATAAATGTTCCGGAAGTTACTTCATCTATTGCAGATGATAAAACGCCTTCTTACTTGGTGAAGAGAAATGAAACAGGCGCTTTCAAAAGCTCTACTCCATGCTGGATTCAATATTCTTTTAAAGAACCATTTACTTGTCGTTCTATAGAACTTGTACTCAACGGAAATAATTATGAAGCTCACCGCCTGAAAGTTTGTGTAAGCGATGACGGTATTAATTTCCGTACAGTTAAACAATTGGTTCCGGCACGACAAGGTTGGCAGAATACGGATGAGAATTCTACTCATATTATTCCGGTTACAACAGCTCGTTATTTCCGTTTCTATTGGGATCCGAAAGGAACAGAGCCAGGAGCGGAAGATATGGATGCTGCAAAGTGGAAACCGAACCTGAAAATCAAGAAACTTATTTTATCAGGTAAGGCTGTAATCAGTCAGTTTGAAGGTAAAGCCGGACTTGTATGGCGAGTAAGTAAAAGAACTCAGGCTGATGAATTGCCGGATAAAGATTGTGTAAAGCAGAATCAGATTATAGATCTTTCTTCATACCTGACTGGTGATGTATTGAACACAGTTCTTCCTGCTGGAAAGTGGAAGATTGTAAGAATGGGACATACTTCTACCGGACATACCAATGCCACCGGTGGAGGTGCTAAAGGTCTTGAATGTGATAAGTTTAGCGAAGAAGCTGTAAAAATACAGTTTGACCATTGGTTTGGAGAGGCTTTCAGAAAGACAGATCCAGCATTGGCAAAGCGTGTTCTGAAGTTTATGCATGTAGATAGCTGGGAATGCGGAAGTCAGAACTGGTCGGACAATTTTATTTCTGAGTTTAAGAGGAAAAGAGGATACGATCTTACTCCATATTTATTGGTGTATACTGGTACTCCGCTTGAAAGTGCTGAAAAGACAGAAAGTGTATTAAGTGATATTCGTCAGACAATATCGGAACTTATTGTTGATGTGTTTTATAAAACTTTGGCTGTTAAAGCAAAGGAATACGATTGCGAATTCTCAGCAGAAAGTGTTGCTCCTACAATGGTGAGCGATGGAATGCTACATTATCAGGCTGTGGACAGACCGATGGGCGAATTCTGGCTGAACAGTCCTACTCACGATAAACCAAATGATATGTTGGATGCCATTTCGGGTGCTCATATTTATGGAAAGAATATTATTCAGGCCGAAGGGTTTACTCAGCTACGCACCATGTGGAATGAGAATCCTGCAATGCTAAAACCTTTGCTCGACAGAAATTATGCCTTAGGCATCAATAAACTATTTTATCATGTTTATGTGCATAATCCTTATGTGGACAAAGCACCGGGCATGACTCTTGACGGTATTGGTATTTTCTTCCAGCGTGATCAGACTTGGTGGAAGCAGGGAAAGGCCTGGGTTGATTACGCCCGTCGTTGTCAGACTCTATTGCAGTTCGGTCATCCTATTGTTGATGTGGCTGTGTTTACTGGCGAAGAAACTCCAAGAAGAGCCATTCTTCCCGACAGACTTGTTCCTTCTCTTCCTGGAATATTCGGAAAAGAGCGTGTGGCAGCTGAAACAAAACGTTTAGCAAATGATGGTCAGCCTGTGAGAGAAATGCCTGTTGGTGTTTTCAACTCTGCAAACATGACTGATATGGGAGATTGGATTGATCCACTTTCTGGCTATGCTTATGATTCATTTAATAAGGATGCATTGGTACGTCTTTCAAGAGCAGAATTTGGTAAGTTAGTTGTGTCTGGTGGAGCTGCGTATAGAATACTAGTGCTGCCCAAACCTCATCCAATGTCTCCTGATGGAAATTATATGAGTCTGGAAGTGGCTAGAAAAATTAAGATGCTTCAGAAGTCGGGAGTTGTTGTCTTGTTAGGTGATAAACCATCAAAGGTACCTGGATTGGGTGATAAAGATTACAATACTAAAGAACTGAATAAAATTGCTGAAGAAATATGGGCGGCTTCTCCTCAATATAAACTTCCTTATACTGATTCTGATTTTGCTCAGTTCGGATTGAAGAAGGATGTTATATTCAAGGATAATGCTAAAGATTTTGCCTGGACTCATCGTGCCGGAGAAGGTACTGATATTTATTTTATAGCTAACCAGAAAAACGAATCTCGTAAAGTAACAGTTTCTTTACGCTGTTCAGGCAGACAACCGGAACTTTGGAATCCTGTAACTGGCGAGATTAAGGATGCAGCTGTATGGTATGAAGCTGACGACAGAACTGAAATATCGTTGGAGTTAGCTGCAAACGAATCTGTCTTTGTTGTTTTCCAGCGTCAGGCTAGCTCTGTTTTCGGTAACGAAAAATCAATTCTTGCTTCTGCTCCGTTGACAGTGAAGGAGTGGACGGTGAACTTTCCGGAAGTATCAAAGTCATTAAAAAGAAATACTTTGTTTGACTGGAGTAAGGAAGAGGATGCTGATATTAAGTATTACTCAGGTACTGCCAATTATCAGACAATGTTCCAATGGAAGAATAAGGTTGGCAAAAAACAAATCTATCTTGATTTGGGTAAAGTCAATGTTATGGCCGAGGTTATTGTTAATGGCGTAAATTGCGGAACAGTGTGGACTGCTCCATATAGGGTTAATATCACCAGCGCAATAAAGAAAGGGAATAACAAATTAGAGATTCAGGTTGTTAATACCTGGATGAATAAGATGAAGGGTGTGCATGATCAAAAGATTAAATCGGGTAATCTTTGGACAAATGCTCCTTACTGGTCTGAAAAGTTGCCTTTACAGGAATCTGGTCTTACAGGACCATTAAACCTGATTTATTAGGGATAGTAATAGATCGTAATAGAGATATTAATAATTTAAACTAGTTTGGGTAGTAGAAACATGTACATGTTTGGATCCAATCATGTACATGATTAAAAGCAAACATGTACAAGATTGGGGACTAAACATGTACATGATTATTTTAAGACTATCTTTGTAATTACTTAATTTATTATCGGATTATACATAGATACTGATTATAAAATACATAGTTAAATGAATAACAAGTTCAGATTTGGAGCATTCGCATTGGCGCTATCGCTCTTTTGCTCGACCGCAATAAAGGCCGAAGTTAAACTTCCAGCTTTTTTCTCAAATGGAATGGTTATACAACAACAAACAAATGCTTCTTTTTGGGGAACTTCAACACCAAATAAGAAACTGACTATTGTTACATCATGGAATAAAAAGAAATATACTGTTGATGTGGACGGAACAGGAAAGTGGAAAGTTGCTATAGCAACTCCTACAGCTGGCGGTCCATATTCCATCACATTCAATGATGGCAAACAAACTCTTCTGCAAGATGTTTTAGTTGGTGAGGTATGGCTTTGTTCTGGTCAGTCGAACATGGAAATGCCAATGAAGGGTTATAAGAACCAACCGGTAGAGAATTCAAATATGGATATCCTGAAATCTGCAAATCCTCAGATTCGTCTATTTACTGTTGGGCATAATTCTGTTATTGATGTTCAGAATGATGTGAAAGGAGACTGGAAGTCTGCTACACCCGAATCAGTAAAAGAGTTTAGTGCTACAGCATATTATTATGGTCGTTTGCTTCAGCAAACTCTGAATGTTCCGGTTGGACTAATTTGCAGCAGCTGGGGTGGTTCATGTGCTGAAGCATGGATGGATAAAGAAATGCTGAAAGGTTTTCCGGAAGTGAAGATTCCAAAGTCACCCGAAGATATAATAGAGAAGAACCGTACTCCGACAACTTTATACCAAGGCATGATAGCTCCGTTGGTTGGCTATACTATCAAAGGTGCAATCTGGTATCAGGGAGAATCTAATTATGACCGTTCTCAATCTTACGCCAATCTTTTCTCTACAATGATACAGTCATGGAGAACCAGATGGAATCAGGGAAACTTCCCATTCTATTACTGCCAGATAGCTCCTTATGATTATTCAATTATTACTCCTGCAGGCAAAGAAGTTATTAATTCAGCTTATCTGCGTGAAGCTCAATGTGCTGCAGAGAATAAAATAGAAAATACAGGTATGGCTGTTTTACTGGATGCCGGATTACAAGAAGGTATTCACCCAAGAAAGAAACAAATTGCAGGTGAACGTCTTGCTCTTCAGGCATTGGTGAAAACTTACAAGATAAATGGAGTTACTGCCGATGGTCCTGTCTATAAGGAAATGAGTGTACAGAATGACACTGTTGTAGTAAGCTTTGACAGAACTCAGATGTGGGTTGCTGCTCCAAAAGGTGAATTGAAAAACTTTAAGGTAGCTGGTGCTGATAAGAAATTTTATCCTGCAAAAGCATGGATTGTTAGAAGTAAAGTGTATGTAAAATCGGATGAAGTTAAGAAACCTGTTGCCGTTCGCTATGCGTTCGAAAACTATGTAGATGGTGATCTTTACGGAACAGAAGGACTGCCTGTTTCTTCTTTCAGAACTGATAATTGGTAATACAAATATGAAGAAAACCTTTGTTGCCATATTATTACTGACTCTCATTACAACCAGTCGGGCAGCATCATCTGCCGACTGGTTGAATGCGTATAGTACCCTGTGGACTTCTCAAAGTAAAGGCTCTCACCAATCTATGCCTTGCGGAGGAGGAGATATAGGTTTGAATGTATGGGTGGAAAACAATGAACTTTTATTTTATATCTCCCGCAGTGGCTCACTTGATGAGAATAATTGTCTTCTCAAATCAGGGCGTGTCCGCATAAAGCTGTCTCCTAATCCTTTTACAAGCAGCAGTTTCCGTCAGGAACTAAAGCTTAAAGACGGATATGTTGAGGTTGAGGCCGGTGGAACTGTTATCCAGTTATGGGTAAATGTATTTAGTCCGGTTATTCATGTCGACGTAAAAAGTAAGCAGAAACTTTCCGCTGAGGTTTGCTATGAAAACTGGCGTTATCAGGATCGTTTGATAAGAAAAGGAGAAGGCAATGCCAATTCCTATAAATGGGCTGTGCCAAAAGGTTTGGTTACAAAAGCATATGTGGTGGAAGCGCAAGGAAACAAACTAACCTTTTACCACAAAAACAGTGAACAGACAGTCTTTGATGTTACAGTTGCCCAGCAAGGCATGGATTCCGTAAAAAAAGAAATGTATAATCCATTGGGTAATCTTACTTTTGGTGGTATGCTTTGGGGAGATAACCTTCAGTTTACAGGCACAAGCCAAGGTGAATATGCCGGAACGGATTACAAGTCCTGGTGCATGAAGAGTGTTAAACCTTCAAGCTCACATCAGATATATGTGGCTTTGTACACGGAACAAGTTGCAGAACTGAACCAATGGAAGCAAGGATTAGCTAAAACAGTTGGACAAATAAATACTAATGCCGACAAGAAAAAGACACGTGCTTGGTGGAATGCTTACTGGAACCGGAGTTCTATCTGTATAAATGAAACAAACCAAGATTCTGAAGCGTGGCGCATTGGACGTAATTATCAGCTTTTTCGCTATATGCTGGGCTGCAATGCTTATGGTAGTTATCCCACAAAGTTCAATGGCGGACTGTTTACCTTTGATCCTTGCCATGTAGACACTTTGCAAAGTTTCACCCCTGATTATCGTAAATGGGGTGGGGGTACAATGACTGCACAGAACCAACGATTGGTTTATTTCCCTATGCTGAAAAGTGGTGACTTTGATATGATGAAGTCTCAGTTTGCTTTCTATATGAGAATCCTGAAAAACGCAGAGCTTCGCAGTAAGGTTTACTGGAATCATAAAGGAGGCTGCTTTCCCGAACAAATAGAAAACTTTGGGTTACCAAATCCAAGTGAATACGGTTGGAAACGCCCGGCTGGTTTCGATAAGGGATTGGAATATAATGCATGGTTGGAATATGAATGGGACACAGTACTTGAGTTCTGCAATATGATTCTGGAAACCAAAGATTATAATAATGAAAAGATAGATGAATATGTTCCTCTGATAGAAAGTGCTCTAACTTTCTTTGATGAACATTATCGGATGCTGGCTACTCAGCGCGGACGCAAGGTTCTTGATGGAGACGGACACCTGGTTCTTTATCCCGGCTCGGCTTGCGAAACATATAAGATGACTTATAATTCCACAACTACCATATCGGCTTTGAGAGTTGTACTGGAAAAAATGATTAAACTACCTGCCGACAGTGCAAAGACTGCACATTGGAAAGAGATGTTATCAACAATTCCACCAATAACTATCAAAGAAGTGAATGGAAAGCAGGTGATTGCTCCGGCTAAATTGTGGGAACGAATAAATAATGTGGAGTCGCCTCAATTATATCCGGTCTTTCCGTGGCGAATTTACGGAGTAGGGCAAAAAGAGTTGGATATTGCTCTAAATACTTATCTTTATGACTCTGATGCCTTAAAGTTCAGAAGCCATATTGGATGGAAGCAAGATAATATTTTTGCAGCTTGTCTGGGCCTGACAAAAGAAGCTCAACGACTGACTTCCCTTAAAATGAAGGATAGTGATTTGCGTTTCCCCGCTTTCTGGGGACCGGGTTATGACTGGACTCCCGATCATAATTGGGGAGGAAGCGGAATGATTGGTCTGCAGGAAATGTTATTGCAGACAAATGGCGACCAGATACTTTTATTTCCATCCTGGCCAGTGGAATGGGATGTGCATTTTAAACTGCACGCTTCGAAGAATACAACAGTGGAAGCGGAGTTGAAAAATGGTAAGGTGGTTAATTTACGTGTTTATCCTACTGAAAGGATGAAAGACGTTGTTGTTATGATTAAGAAATAAATAAAAAAAGATACAGAATAATGAAGAATGTTATTGCAGCACTTTTGCTCTTTTTGATGCCAGTATTTGGATTTGCCGGCTCGTATCGTCCTGAAACATCTGTTGCAGGCTTTATTGATCTGAAAGGCAGTGGAAGAATTGTGTATAATTTTAATCCCGGATGGCGCTTTTATAAAGGAGATGTCAAAAATGGTGGAGTTGTTGGCCTGGATGATTCATCCTGGGAAGTAGTTGCTACACCGCACACTGTGGCGTTAGAACCGGCTGAGGCTAGTGGTTGCCGCAATTATCAGGGACCGGCATGGTACAGAAAACATTTTGTTGTAGACAAATCATTGGCTGGCAAGAATGTTTCTGTGTACTTTGAAGCGGTGATGGGTAAATCTGATGTTTATGTAAACGGAAAACTAGTGAAACAGCATCTCGGAGGATATCTTCCTTTCAGTGTTTCATTAACCGATCTAGGCATTCATGCAGGTGAATCTTGTTTAATTGCTGTTTTTACAGATAATAGTGATGATAAGAACTTTCCTCCCGGGAAGAAACAATATACGCTGGACTTTGCTTATCACGGAGGAATCTACCGTGATGTGTGGATGATTGCGAAATCGCCGGTTGCTATAACAGATGCCATTGAAGCGAATAAAGTTGCTGGTGGTGGGGTCTTTGTTCATTTTGATAATATCAGTGAAAAGAGTGCCGATATTTTTGTTGATACAGACGTTAAGAATGATGGCAAACAAAATAAAACTGTTTATATTGAAACTGAATTATGTGATAAATCAGGAAAAGTAATTGCCAAAGAAAAGACTAAGTTGCTGCTTAAGGCTGGTGCAAGTCAAACTGCCAGACAAAAAATAACTGTATGCAAACCGAATCTTTGGTTCCCTGAAAATCCTTATCTATACAGAGTCAATTCAAGAGTACTTGATGGAAAAGTGGCTTTGGATGGTGGAACTACTCGTATTGGTATTCGTAAAGCTGAGTTCCTTGGTAAAGATGGATTCTTCCTTAATGGCAAGCCTTATGGTCAGCTGATTGGTGCAAACAGACATCAGGATTTTGGTTATGTAGGTAATGCTCTTCCTAATTCTCAGCAATGGCGTGATGCTAAAAAATTACGCGATGCTGGTTGTAAGATAATTCGTTCGGCTCATTATCCACAGGATCCGGCATTTATGGATGCTTGTGATGAGTTGGGATTATTCATCATTGTAGCTACTCCCGGATGGCAGTTCTGGAATAAAGATCCTCATTTCGGAGAGCTGGTAAATGAAAATACTCATCAGATGATTCGCCGTGACCGTAACCATACATCGGTTCTTATCTGGGAACCAATATTGAATGAAACTCGTTATCCACTTGATTTCTCTTTATCTGCATTGAAAGTAACGAAGGATGAATTCCCTTATCCAGGTGCTCCGGTTGCTGCGGGTGATTTGCATTCCGAGGGAGTTGCTGATAACTACGGATTGGTTTATGGATGGCCTACTGACGAAGGAAAGGCTAAACAATGTGTCTTTACCCGGGAATTCGGAGAGAATGTAGACGACTGGTATGCTCATAACAATAATAACCGTGCTTCACGCAGCTGGGGTGAACGTCCACAATTAGTACAGGCTCTTTCATTAGCTGAATCTTATGGCGCGATGTTTAATACAACCGGACAATTTATAGGTGGTGCACAATGGCATCCTTTTGATCACCAACGCGGATATCATCCCGATCCTTATTGGGGAGGAATCTTTGATTGTTTCCGTCAGCCCAAATATGCATATTATATGTTCAAGAGTCAGGTGTCTCCTAAAGTTAGTCATCCTGTTTGTGAAACCGGACCAATGACATATATTGCGAATGAAATCACTCCTTTTTCAGATAGCGATGTCGTAGTGTTCAGTAATTGCGATTCAGTCAGATTAATTGCTTATGAAAAGGATACAATTGTGCAGCCTGTTATTCATCAGAAGAATGGAATTCCTAATACTCCCGTAATATTTAAGAATGTTTATAAGTTCAGGGACATGCGCGAATATACGTATGTACAGAAGAACTGGCAGAAAGTTAGTTTCGTAGCAGAAGGTATTATTGATGGCAAAGTTGTGTGCAGCTTTAAAAGAATGCCATCCCGCCGTTCCACCAAATTAAGATTAACACTCGATCACGAGGGACAGTCATTAGTTGCCGATGGTTCTGATTTTGCAGTTGTAATAGCTGAAGTTACTGATGATAGCGGAAATGTTCGTCGTTTAGCAAAAGAAAATGTAGTATTTAGTGTGGAAGGTGAAGGCTCAATTATTGGTGACTCAAGTATTGGTGCTAATCCACGTGCCGTGGAATTTGGTTCTGCTCCGGTATTAATCCGTGCAACCAATAAGGCTGGTAAGATAAAAGTGAAAGCTCATGTTCAGTATGAAGGTGTTTATTCTCCAACAACTGCTGAGCTAGAGTTTGAAAGTATTCCTGCTGAAAAGCCCTTTTGTTACATGGATCAAGTACAGAAAAAAGTCAGTCAAAGTCAAAAACTTGCTAACGAGGCTAAACAAAGCTTGTCCGAGGAAGAAAAGCGTAAAGTTTTAAATGAAGTTGAGCTTCAGCAGACAGAGTTTGGTGAAAAGCACTTAAAATAGTGATTAATAAGTTTTAAAGTGTTAAGTGTTAGTTGTACATTTGCCTGTCTTTGCTTAACTTTGACACATACTTAAAAAAATAGGCAAAAGAACATGAATAAATATTTAGTGCTGATAATTATGTTATTATCCTGTCGTTTTGCGACAGCAAATAATAACATGATTATTGAGCATTATTCAGTAGAGAATGGCGTCCCTCATGAAATAGTTAATTGTGCAATAAAAGATTCAGACGGTTTTGTCTGGTTTGGCACATGGTACGGGTTATGCAGTTTTGACGGACAAAAGTTTAAGACTTACAATAGCCGGAACGAATACTACACAGATATCCCTCCCAGAAAAATTCAGAAAATAATAGAAGATAAAAGTAGTAATTTATGGGTTAAAACCATTGACCATAAACTCTATCTTTTTGATAAACACAAGGAATGTTTCTATTCCGTATTTAATGAACTGAGGAAAAAATACTC of the uncultured Bacteroides sp. genome contains:
- a CDS encoding glycoside hydrolase family 2 TIM barrel-domain containing protein, with protein sequence MGTLVQYLSGKGADDAVAWDFYCTDGRNSGKWSKIMVPSCWETQGFGQFQYGITFYGKPFPDGIAKEQGQYKHEFEVPSSWRGKRIRLVFEASMTDTEVKVNGRKAGEKHQGAFYRFSYDVTDMLKYGKKNLLEVTVSKESENAGVNLAERRADYWNFGGIFRPVFLEAKPAMNINRIALDAKADGSFKATCFLGNATSDNLSLKTVILDAAGKKVKETTSPVKEGGDWTTVALSLFSPKLWSAETPNLYKAQFSLLDKDGAVLHQTEEKFGFRTIEVRESDGLYINGVRVNIRGVNRHSFRPETGRTLDRAKNYEDVRLIKEMNMNSVRLSHYPADPAFYEACDELGLYVMSELGGWHGHYETPTGIKLAEEMVTRDVNHPSIIWWSNGNEKGWNTELDGEFHKWDPQLRPVIHPQGNFSGFETMHYRSYGESQEYMRLPQIFMPTEFLHGLYDGGHGAGLYDYWEMMRKHPRCAGGFLWVLADEGVKRVDEDGRIDNQGNFACDGIVGPHHEKEGSFFTIKQIWCPVQVMNTKLDKGFDGTFQIENRYDFTNINECKFVWKQVAFPSVSDANGATVLKQGEVKGTDIVPHAAGVLKTNMPAISDKTDAVFLTVIDKNGKELWRWSWKIEGKAQKEDSKSGKIASYKESDSAVTATVADKSYTFSKKDGQLKEVISNGKKISFANGPRFIGARRADRSLDQFYNHDDPNAKSLDRTYKEFTDAAVFDKLAVKEQGNDLVITASYKLGNMETAQWTVRPDGSLVLNYTYNFNGVVDLMGVRFDYPEDQMQSKRWLGNGPYRVWQNRLHGTTYDVWENKYNDPIPGESFTYPEFKGYFANCSWMNLTTTEGVISITNETPNVYIGVYQPRDGRDALLYTLPQSGISVLDVIPAVRNKVNATDLIGPSSQPKWVSGQKTGKLIFNFK
- a CDS encoding glycosyl hydrolase, producing MNKYRKILLSLLILGCTISSAQIPTLAERFNNPPVESAPWSFWYWMYGAVSKAGITADMEAMKQAGLGGVYLMPIKGTAENKSFSPAYQQLTPEWWEMVRFSMQEADRVGLKLGMHICDGFALAGGPWITPEKSIQKVVWSDTIVSGGKIKNLHLARPESYNGFYKEIGLYAIPVQQEFSTDINVPEVTSSIADDKTPSYLVKRNETGAFKSSTPCWIQYSFKEPFTCRSIELVLNGNNYEAHRLKVCVSDDGINFRTVKQLVPARQGWQNTDENSTHIIPVTTARYFRFYWDPKGTEPGAEDMDAAKWKPNLKIKKLILSGKAVISQFEGKAGLVWRVSKRTQADELPDKDCVKQNQIIDLSSYLTGDVLNTVLPAGKWKIVRMGHTSTGHTNATGGGAKGLECDKFSEEAVKIQFDHWFGEAFRKTDPALAKRVLKFMHVDSWECGSQNWSDNFISEFKRKRGYDLTPYLLVYTGTPLESAEKTESVLSDIRQTISELIVDVFYKTLAVKAKEYDCEFSAESVAPTMVSDGMLHYQAVDRPMGEFWLNSPTHDKPNDMLDAISGAHIYGKNIIQAEGFTQLRTMWNENPAMLKPLLDRNYALGINKLFYHVYVHNPYVDKAPGMTLDGIGIFFQRDQTWWKQGKAWVDYARRCQTLLQFGHPIVDVAVFTGEETPRRAILPDRLVPSLPGIFGKERVAAETKRLANDGQPVREMPVGVFNSANMTDMGDWIDPLSGYAYDSFNKDALVRLSRAEFGKLVVSGGAAYRILVLPKPHPMSPDGNYMSLEVARKIKMLQKSGVVVLLGDKPSKVPGLGDKDYNTKELNKIAEEIWAASPQYKLPYTDSDFAQFGLKKDVIFKDNAKDFAWTHRAGEGTDIYFIANQKNESRKVTVSLRCSGRQPELWNPVTGEIKDAAVWYEADDRTEISLELAANESVFVVFQRQASSVFGNEKSILASAPLTVKEWTVNFPEVSKSLKRNTLFDWSKEEDADIKYYSGTANYQTMFQWKNKVGKKQIYLDLGKVNVMAEVIVNGVNCGTVWTAPYRVNITSAIKKGNNKLEIQVVNTWMNKMKGVHDQKIKSGNLWTNAPYWSEKLPLQESGLTGPLNLIY
- a CDS encoding sialate O-acetylesterase, encoding MNNKFRFGAFALALSLFCSTAIKAEVKLPAFFSNGMVIQQQTNASFWGTSTPNKKLTIVTSWNKKKYTVDVDGTGKWKVAIATPTAGGPYSITFNDGKQTLLQDVLVGEVWLCSGQSNMEMPMKGYKNQPVENSNMDILKSANPQIRLFTVGHNSVIDVQNDVKGDWKSATPESVKEFSATAYYYGRLLQQTLNVPVGLICSSWGGSCAEAWMDKEMLKGFPEVKIPKSPEDIIEKNRTPTTLYQGMIAPLVGYTIKGAIWYQGESNYDRSQSYANLFSTMIQSWRTRWNQGNFPFYYCQIAPYDYSIITPAGKEVINSAYLREAQCAAENKIENTGMAVLLDAGLQEGIHPRKKQIAGERLALQALVKTYKINGVTADGPVYKEMSVQNDTVVVSFDRTQMWVAAPKGELKNFKVAGADKKFYPAKAWIVRSKVYVKSDEVKKPVAVRYAFENYVDGDLYGTEGLPVSSFRTDNW
- a CDS encoding DUF5703 domain-containing protein, translated to MKKTFVAILLLTLITTSRAASSADWLNAYSTLWTSQSKGSHQSMPCGGGDIGLNVWVENNELLFYISRSGSLDENNCLLKSGRVRIKLSPNPFTSSSFRQELKLKDGYVEVEAGGTVIQLWVNVFSPVIHVDVKSKQKLSAEVCYENWRYQDRLIRKGEGNANSYKWAVPKGLVTKAYVVEAQGNKLTFYHKNSEQTVFDVTVAQQGMDSVKKEMYNPLGNLTFGGMLWGDNLQFTGTSQGEYAGTDYKSWCMKSVKPSSSHQIYVALYTEQVAELNQWKQGLAKTVGQINTNADKKKTRAWWNAYWNRSSICINETNQDSEAWRIGRNYQLFRYMLGCNAYGSYPTKFNGGLFTFDPCHVDTLQSFTPDYRKWGGGTMTAQNQRLVYFPMLKSGDFDMMKSQFAFYMRILKNAELRSKVYWNHKGGCFPEQIENFGLPNPSEYGWKRPAGFDKGLEYNAWLEYEWDTVLEFCNMILETKDYNNEKIDEYVPLIESALTFFDEHYRMLATQRGRKVLDGDGHLVLYPGSACETYKMTYNSTTTISALRVVLEKMIKLPADSAKTAHWKEMLSTIPPITIKEVNGKQVIAPAKLWERINNVESPQLYPVFPWRIYGVGQKELDIALNTYLYDSDALKFRSHIGWKQDNIFAACLGLTKEAQRLTSLKMKDSDLRFPAFWGPGYDWTPDHNWGGSGMIGLQEMLLQTNGDQILLFPSWPVEWDVHFKLHASKNTTVEAELKNGKVVNLRVYPTERMKDVVVMIKK